In Salvelinus namaycush isolate Seneca chromosome 37, SaNama_1.0, whole genome shotgun sequence, the following are encoded in one genomic region:
- the LOC120031114 gene encoding interferon-stimulated 20 kDa exonuclease-like 2, giving the protein MSDIMLNLDCSGSSGPCKDSLGSNKHKAFINRWRLLEKKGYLNKKQNQQNHRQGNKHQGPPPWHNGANRPSQPNAAHNKSIAHTQNTHSKSSYRIPRSDHARSVASKPASSTSSSTSLTITVENSTNPEQSTSAITPGHQPPPTRTVAHYAPVPSGSAPLCNPLKYLALDCEMVGTGPKGRNSELARCSIVSYDGDVVYDRYIKPTNPVTDYRTRWSGISWHQLVKAMPFQHARKEILKILAGKVVIGHAVHNDFKSLSYSHPAVLTRDTSRIPLLNQKAGFPEKDVASLKRLTKALFNRNIQTGKKGHSSVEDAKATMELYKVVEVEWERTLTSK; this is encoded by the exons ATGTCTGACATTATGTTAAACCTGGACTGTTCGGGCAGCAGTGGACCCTGTAAGGACTCATTGGGAAGCAACAAACACAAGGCATTCATCAACAGGTGGCGACTCTTGGAGAAAAAGGGTTACCTCAACAAAAAGCAGAACCAGCAAAATCACAGACAGGGGAATAAACATCAGGGCCCACCTCCCTGGCACAATGGGGCCAATCGGCCATCTCAACCCAATGCTGCACACAACAAAAGCATTGCTCACACGCAGAATACTCACAGTAAAAGTTCATATCGAATACCCAGGTCAGATCATGCTAGAAGTGTTGCTTCCAAGCCTGCATCATCCACAAGCAGCTCAACATCTTTGACCATAACTGTGGAGAATTCCACCAATCCTGAGCAATCCACTTCGGCTATCACCCCGGGGCACCAACCCCCACCCACCAGGACTGTTGCCCACTATGCCCCTGTCCCAAGTGGGTCGGCCCCCCTTTGTAACCCCCTGAAGTACCTTGCCTTGGACTGTGAGATGGTCGGCACGGGCCCCAAGGGTCGCAACAGTGAGCTGGCACGATGCAGTATTGTCTCCTATGATGGAGACGTGGTGTATGACAGGTACATCAAGCCCACCAACCCAGTCACTGACTACCGGACTCGTTGGAGTGGCATCTCCTGGCATCAACTGGTCAAAGCCATGCCATTTCAACATGCCAGGAAGGAG ATACTGAAGATCCTTGCAGGAAAGGTGGTGATAGGGCATGCTGTCCATAATGACTTCAAGTCCCTGAGTTACAGTCACCCTGCTGTCTTAACGCGGGACACATCCCGCATTCCTCTCCTCAACCAGAAGGCTGGCTTTCCAGAGAAAGATGTTGCCTCACTGAAAAGACTCACCAAGGCCCTGTTCAACCGCAACATCCAG ACTGGGAAGAAGGGGCACTCGTCTGTGGAGGACGCCAAAGCCACCATGGAACTGTACAAAGTTGTGGAGGTGGAGTGGGAGAGGACCTTAACCTCCAAATAA
- the LOC120031115 gene encoding protein S100-A1-like: MGSKLESSMEGLIQVFHSYSAKEGDKYKLSKVELKSLLQGELSDFLAACKDPMVVEKIMNDLDENQDGEVDFQEYVVLVAALTVACNEFFVEPE; encoded by the exons ATGGGTTCCAAACTCGAGAGTTCAATGGAGGGGCTAATTCAAGTGTTCCACTCATACTCCGCAAAAGAAGGGGACAAGTACAAGCTGAGCAAAGTTGAGCTGAAGAGTCTGTTGCAGGGTGAACTGAGTGACTTCCTGGCG GCATGCAAGGACCCTATGGTAGTAGAGAAGATCATGAATGATCTGGATGAAAACCAAGATGGCGAAGTGGACTTTCAGGAGTATGTCGTCTTGGTTGCTGCGCTGACGGTGGCCTGTAACGAGTTCTTTGTAGAGCCTGAATGA
- the LOC120031357 gene encoding toll-like receptor 2 type-2 — protein sequence MCMHTMILLGFVWFSPPLLVALASPTPATNDERGPCQIYNSGRSANCLGQRLDHVPWKHLPSTLESIDLSYNEIHAIRVNYFSRLPHLRVLELQFNNISVIEDRAFHNNPLLEHLNIFNNSLEEIPANALQDLFNLRELLMSNNLYTQATLSADVFSRLTHLKALSMGGPLVKGLRKGDFQALRNIQLQDFAIKTSSNISYYEPGSLKVIQTGRMGFDMAIDQKPNFLPLILRDMANKTFSLIQFRNLFEFMYYMGDEDIFRGLQDIKVDSLIFHRGKFNENLMRMALFNLQVTPLKRLTLQYIDFARSPNFLDNGLGSSIKDLALSRLNLWHISNPDILRFDWRFTWFNKVRLLSIQNVNFNSVPCDAWLNMEDMEVLDISNNRLQDNILFNQRCDYRGTMPALRSFNVSTNQLTSLQDLASLTREFKQLKVLDVSHNMLGSAEKSRNCNWMQNITQVIAHHNRFESGALQCLPTTVQFLDLSYCDLDQLDMAYFQQTISLKELLLNGNKIKFIPSGWRSYSLQSLALDGNSFGLISMGSFQDMPQLSRLTAGNNPFHCTCDLHAFIQDTISKGKVNITDWPENYKCYHPEALLNIAVANFFPGHVACDIRLVIIICVATTAAVVLVLMLICYIFNVPWYIKATYQILRAKYRAHQEGASGKSQIYVYHAFISYSHPDADWVRDQLLPCLENSKPPYRLCIHERDFMPGKWIIDNIIENIESSEKVIFVLSHHFVNSDWCNYELYFAQQRAIGKTFSDVILVVKEPIDPESLPSKYCKLKKMLNTKTYLEWPQQAKQQTFFWAQLRSCLGKPTVTREQALSGRSSSVSSVGAVPVIELPLEDGNPAIAMPNLDREAELHKVVPQEIENISVRSAEFYGQRPIPVAVASDKISQACSL from the exons ATGTGCATGCACACAATGATTCTACTGGGTTTTGTGTGGTTTAGTCCGCCACTTCTTGTGGCCCTTGCCTCACCAACCCCTGCTACGAATGATGAGAGAGGCCCCTGTCAAATCTACAACTCTGGACGCTCCGCAAACTGCCTTGGTCAGCGACTGGATCATGTTCCATGGAAGCACCTCCCTTCCACGCTTGAAAGTATAGATCTCTCCTACAATGAAATTCATGCCATTCGTGTTAATTACTTTTCTCGCCTACCTCATCTTCGTGTCCTCGAGCTGCAGTTCAACAACATCTCTGTGATTGAGGACCGTGCCTTCCACAACAACCCCCTCCTGGAGCATCTTAACATCTTTAACAACTCCCTAGAGGAAATCCCTGCCAACGCCTTGCAGGACCTCTTTAATCTAAGGGAACTCCTTATGTCGAATAACCTTTACACCCAGGCCACATTGTCAGCTGACGTTTTCTCCAGATTGACCCACCTCAAGGCCCTGTCCATGGGCGGCCCCTTGGTCAAGGGTCTAAGGAAAGGGGACTTCCAGGCATTGAGGAACATTCAGTTACAGGACTTTGCCATTAAAACTTCATCAAATATCAGTTACTATGAACCGGGTAGTCTGAAGGTAATCCAGACAGGTAGAATGGGTTTTGACATGGCCATAGATCAGAAGCCGAATTTCCTACCTTTGATTCTACGAGACATGGCCAACAAGACTTTCAGTCTCATCCAATTCAGGAACCTCTTTGAGTTCATGTATTACATGGGAGATGAGGATATTTTCAGAGGCTTGCAAGACATCAAAGTAGATTCGCTCATCTTTCACCGTGGAAAATTCAATGAGAACCTTATGAGGATGGCTCTGTTTAATCTACAGGTCACCCCCCTTAAACGTCTGACACTTCAATACATTGACTTTGCTCGCTCGCCCAACTTTCTGGATAATGGCTTGGGATCCAGTATCAAAGACCTTGCACTGAGTAGACTAAATCTGTG GCACATCAGTAATCCAGACATTTTGCGATTCGACTGGCGCTTCACATGGTTCAACAAAGTCCGACTGCTGTCCATTCAGAATGTCAACTTCAACTCTGTGCCTTGTGATGCCTGGCTTAATATGGAAGACATGGAGGTTTTGGACATCTCAAACAACCGCCTGCAGGACAACATCCTCTTCAACCAGAGATGCGACTACAGGGGCACCATGCCGGCTCTTCGTTCCTTCAATGTCAGCACCAACCAACTGACCAGCCTTCAGGACTTAGCCTCCCTGACCAGGGAGTTCAAACAGTTGAAGGTCCTGGATGTCAGCCACAACATGCTGGGCTCTGCTGAGAAGAGTCGCAACTGTAACTGGATGCAGAACATCACCCAGGTGATCGCTCACCACAACAGATTCGAAAGTGGTGCCCTCCAGTGTCTGCCCACCACAGTACAATTCCTGGACCTCTCGTACTGTGACCTGGACCAGCTGGACATGGCCTACTTCCAACAAACCATCAGCCTCAAGGAGCTCCTGCTCAATGGGAACAAGATCAAGTTCATCCCCTCTGGGTGGAGAAGTTACTCCTTGCAGTCACTGGCTCTGGATGGGAACTCCTTTGGGCTCATCAGCATGGGCTCCTTCCAGGACATGCCCCAGCTGTCTCGACTGACGGCGGGGAACAAcccatttcactgcacctgcgacCTCCATGCCTTCATCCAGGACACAATTTCCAAGGGGAAGGTCAACATCACTGACTGGCCAGAGAACTACAAGTGTTACCATCCAGAGGCCCTGCTCAATATCGCTGTGGCAAATTTCTTCCCGGGTCACGTGGCCTGCGATATCAGACTGGTCATCATCATCTGTGTGGCTACTACTGCAGCTGTGGTTTTAGTGTTGATGCTTATATGCTACATATTCAATGTTCCCTGGTACATCAAAGCCACATATCAGATCCTCAGAGCCAAATACAGGGCTCATCAGGAAGGAGCATCTGGAAAATCACAGATCTATGTTTACCATGCCTTTATCTCCTACAGCCACCCAGATGcagactgggtcagggaccaGTTGTTGCCCTGCTTGGAGAACAGCAAGCCCCCCTACCGACTCTGTATCCATGAGAGAGACTTCATGCCAGGAAAGTGGATCATCGACAACATCATTGAAAATATTGAGAGCAGCGAAAAG GTCATATTTGTGTTGTCACACCACTTTGTGAACAGCGATTGGTGCAACTACGAGCTCTACTTTGCCCAGCAAAGAGCCATCGGCAAGACCTTCAGCGATGTTATTCTGGTGGTGAAAGAGCCCATCGACCCTGAATCTCTGCCCAGCAAGTATTGTAAGCTCAAGAAGATGCTGAACACCAAAACGTACCTAGAGTGGCCCCAGCAAGCCAAGCAGCAGACCTTCTTCTGGGCTCAACTTAGGAGCTGCCTGGGCAAGCCCACAGTGACTAGAGAGCAGGCTCTTAGTGGTAGGAGCAGCAGTGTATCCTCAGTGGGCGCTGTGCCTGTGATAGAGCTCCCTCTAGAGGATGGGAATCCAGCGATAGCTATGCCAAATTTAGACAGAGAAGCAGAGCTCCACAAAGTAGTTCCTCAGGAGATCGAAAATATTTCAGTGAGAAGTGCAGAGTTTTATGGGCAAAGACCAATCCCTGTAGCCGTGGCATCAGACAAAATAAGCCAAGCATGTAGCTTGTAA